In the genome of Panthera leo isolate Ple1 chromosome F3, P.leo_Ple1_pat1.1, whole genome shotgun sequence, the window ACACTTATGGTGGCCTTCACCAGGCTGTCCTCTGCATCACTGCTGCAGGCTGCACCCTCTGGGTGGAGGCAATACAAACGGGGTCCTCCTgtccttatttcttcccttgtAAGTCTCTAGATGGCTCCTGGGTGATCCCCCACGGGCTGTCCGGATGCTAGCTTTGCAGCCCCTCTGGGACAATTCTGTGTTGCTGGCACCTAGTGTGCTTGGCAAATGGTAAAGAGTcaaaaatattaatggaataaGTAGCCTCAAAGAGGGAGTTAGATACATGCATGCAGGGCCATTCCCGAAGGAACGATCACAGGTATTTGAAAACATCCTTTTGAACCCATGACAGGGACAGACAGCCGTGTTGAAGggactctccccccccccccccccagttctgtAATCCTGTGACTTCGAATTTGGGAAAGATACTAAAATCAAAGGGCAAGGAGCCAGTGCAGAGTGTTGTGGTGAGTTGAGAATGCGCATAGCACTCTCTGGGTCCACAGGCACACCGCCACTGGCAGGGCTGAGCCTGAGCAGGTGCAGATGGTGGCTTTGGCTCTGGCACACACCCCCCAACCAAGGTGGGCAGCGGCTGTCCCTGCCTTTGGTTGCTGGACAACGGTCCCTGGTCGACACTGGAAAGTTTTGGAAGTCCTGGAAAGAACAGAGACCTGCATGAAGAGTCTCTTCTTGGGCTGTCATGGAGTGTGTGGCAATGGGGAAGGGAGCCCAGGAACCAACTAAAACTACAGAAATGTCAGCCTACCTTGGGGGAAACAAGACGAAGGGGGAGCGTGTGCCATAGGCCTGTCTTCCTAAGCCCTAGCTGAAATGGAGTCAATACGGTGTTTTAGCAGCCTGTTTGACCACTTCCCCCATGAGCCTCTAGATCTGTGCTCTGCAGGATGGTAGCTGCTAGCCACGTgtagctactgagcacttgaactATGGCTGGTGTGACTCAGCTACTGCacctttaattttattgaattttaattaatttaaatagctacatgtggctaatGGTACCATGTTAGATAGAGACATTTCCATCTTATCTACTCTGTCGGACAGCCCTGTTCTACAGGGCTTCTGCTGAACGGCCAGCTGAGCATCAAGGGAGGACTCTGGAGCATCTGAATCATTCCATTTCACAACCAATGCAAAGCCGTTGTCCACTTGAAAAGAAGATATGCgttttatacatacatactatacagacatacgtgtgtgtgtgtgtgtgtgtgtgtgtgtgtgtgtgtcttcctatCTGGCTATCCATCTATGTAATAATGtaaatacatatctatgtatCCATGTATGTATCTaacaatgtgtgtatatacacgtatgtatgtgtgtgtgtgtgtgtatgtgtgtgtaggtacCTACGTATTTAACAATGAATGTACCTaactatgtatgtatctatcccCCCAGCAGCTACTATAGAGACTTCTGATCTCTCCCCTTCCCAATACTAGATTTAACTTAGAGGTCTATTTCTACTTAGTTTTTgctattttcccttttcctttaagAAGACATTGACTGACCTCATCGAAGGGAACGCTCTCTAAGAGTTGCCAAGGAGCGTCAGTGTTTTTCCTGCAGCCAGCACCTCTGAGGGTGTCTAGTCTCTGAGGTGTCCTCTCTGGAGGCAGTGATGTGAGAGCCTGGTCCTGGTCCTTTGACCTATGACTCTGTCAGGGGGAAGACAGTGTCCAGGGACAGCTGGGCCTTTTGTGTCCTAGCGGGAGTCCATGCCTCTGTCATTTCTGAGTGATGTCTGGGAGAGGGAAATATTTACTGTCAAGAAAGTAACTGATGCCAGCAGGTAAGGAGGCCAGGCGCTGCtgtcttccaaatattttatttaaataaatttttcttttgcatgtgtttgaattttctagaaaaaaagttcTGACAAACACTATACCGCTTGGACCATTTATACTCTTCTTGAGAAGGTGACTGCCCTTTCTCTACATTccccactcccccgcccccccccccccccaagaaataaaaaagccacCAGAATACATTGAGCAGCGGGGAGGAGGCCTTCTCTGATGACGGTGGATGAGTTTGGCTGGAGTTGTTCAGATCTCGGCCCGGGGACTCCTCCCCAAGCCTGTGCTGGCTGGGGAGAAGGAGTAAAAGTGAAGAGGAATAAGGGGTggacccggggtgggggtgccGGGAGAAGCAGGAATGAGACGAGGAAACATGGGAGAGGAAGATAAGGATGATGGGAGGAACAGGGAGTGACTCCAGTGACTTCACGGGGCTCCTTTCATGGACCCACTTACTCAACAGAAGTTTGGGGGCCTATGGCACCCTGGATGGTGTTGGGGGGACCCTGGTGAAGGCTATCAGGGAGGCAGCGGGGGTGGGGAAAACATAAGCCTCATTCAGCATCTGGGTCTCCTCAGTCCTGGGCTATGGAAACAAGTGAGAAGAGAGCATCTGGGTGTTTCGCGCCTGGAGGTAGTTCAAATCCATTTGATTAGGGGACAGTGGGGTGCTGCACCTGGACACGGAGGCCTCGTCCCGGCAATGACAACTGACTGACTGCCGTCTTAATTCAAGCTAGCAGCCAGTTGCCATGGCAACCATGTTACTTGTGTGGTCCCGGATCCGAGCGATCCTTTCTCCTAGATCACATCTGACACCCAGCCTCAGCCGTCAGCTCCGTGTCTCCCCAAGGTCATCCGTCTTAGGGGGGCAGGAAGGGCGTGGGGAGGCATGAGCATTTGGTGTGGGGCGATGAGCAATCGTCCTGTGATGGGAAGGGGACAGCCAGCTACTCCATGACGAGCCGTCCGTGTACAAGGGGACAGCCAGCCAGAGAGTGCTTCTTTCTCTGCTAGAAGGGGCTTATGACTAGGGGGTCTGAGCAGCCAGGGCATTTGGGGCCACCTGGTGTGAGAAGGTGGATGCGACTGGTTTTAAAACACGGGAAGGCCTGAATTCTGCCTCACAGGGTCGCCGGTTAGAAGACGGATGCAGCAGTCGCCGTGAGACGCCTGCCCCCACAGGCCTGGAGAATACCTGGAGGGCAGGTGAGTACCAGGCAGCCCAAGAGAGCAAACGGAGGACATTTTGCCATGAACACAATCCTGCAGAATTTAGCTTCTTGCTACTATAGATATCATAGTTTAGCTACATTGTTAATTAAATTGCAATTTTACTGCCTCCTAGAACTGCTTCtgtgggaaaatatttcaagagaGCTACCCAGCAGATTTGCAAGTGACCTTTCAGAGCACAACCCGCTTCCAATTTGGGAATTATACATCTTTGTCATACAGTCACAATACAATCAAAATACCAACCATCTCCTCACATATGTGGATTAACTCGGCCTCCCAACCTCAGCCTGGTGGGGAGACACTCGCCTCAACTCAGTCGTGGATCTCGGGGCGCACAGGCCAACCTGACTGTCGATTCTGTGCATGCCTGTGAGGCACTCAATACCCAACTTCCATCCGTTGGAGCAATCAGTGGGCTCAGAACAGAAGGTCACTCGGGGGGATTGGCGAGGTATTACACGTTGGCCCTCAACATCATCACGTATCCAACAGCATCCACAGACAGttctgagtacctactgtgtgcaaggcactTGCCTGAGCTTcaagataaatattaataaacCTCTATATAGCTTCGCTCTACTTTCATTTAAACTCTGTAACTTCTGTATCCCATCTGCAACATGCCACACATCCATTACAACCTTATGAAATTGTTTCCAGTGTGCCTTCCGCGAGACTGTACCGGATATTGCCTCAATTCCTTCCCTGCTGAGAAGCTTTGGTTACATAGGAAATCCCTAGGTCAGGTGTCTGTCAGATGTAGCATCTCCTTCCCGTCTGTAAAACATTGCACAGGCTCACAACTGCAGTTCACGGAAGTGAATGGAGTATCCTTGGTTTCCAGAACATTCTAGAAGTCACCACCAAGAGCTGTTAGTTTGTGCTTGGAGAGGGGCACCTTGCTGAGTGGTTCTGGGGGTAGCGTCTCAAAAAGAGGTCTTAGACAGCATTCGATACTGATCCATGGTGATGGGGACCTTGTCATGAGTTGCAAGATACAGCTTTCAATGGATTTTGATCCACCTCACTTGAAACTTTTTCTCCCATGTGAGAAACACAGGAACTTGGCGTGTCTGTATCGATGCACAACCTGATACAGTTGTATATTGCTGGAGTGCCCAAATACGAGGATTTCCAGTAAAAGGTTGTGTGGGGATAGGAATAGGAAAACACATATCTCTAGCCTGAGTGGCGTATGGAGTAGACAGTGGACAGGTACCTTATCTGGGTATGTAATTGTGCACGTGTGCCCGAATCCGGCCAGGCCTTCCTATGAGAAATTTTTGGGAGAGAAGATGATGTACTTGTACAAAGTAGGTCGTCAATGACCATTTGATGAACAGAATATATTTGCCCAGGTACCTGTTGCCTGAATTCACAcgcgtgtgtatatgtgtgtgcatgggggCACTATTGTGTGCATGGTgggcatgtgtgtgcatttggGAGACGTGTCAAGATGTATGGACAAACGTTCCTTGTACTTTTGCGGATGGAGCTTGCGGGATGCAGGTGGAAAGGATGCCTGAGTCTGGGGTAAAGAGCATTGTTATCGGACACATAGCTGCCAAGACAGTGCCCAAGAACTGTCCATATTCTTTCTGGGGTGTCCTCCACGGGGACGCTCAGCCTGAGGTTCGTCCCTTGGTTAGTTCCTCTGTGGACACGAGTGCATCACTTTGGGCATTGCTGCTCTCTAGCCCGTGTGTAGTTGGAAGGTGGCTTAGTCCCCGAGGAAGGACGCCTCTGCTCCTTGCCTAACTAGACAGGCAGTGATGGCCTCTTTTCCATCTGGAGAAGCTTGGGCTGAGCAGAGATCCAGAGGTCTTCCTCggccttcctcttcttctttttcttcttccctttgtttcGCTCCGGCTGTGGGCCACTCTTGCCTGGCCGGCTCCAGCAGCAGTGGCAACAGATGAAGATGAATGTCATGACCACTAGTAGTGGCAGCCCCAGCAGGATGCCCAGGCAGATGGTGTTAAAGAGGCCCTGTTGGTGTTTGGTCAAGATGGTGTCCCAAATGATGCTGAAGAAAGAGCTGATCTTCTCCATGGCGCCGGGCTAGGCTGGGGCCACAGGAAACTCGTAGCTCACTAGAAAGTCCTGGGCTCAAGCTGAGACAGCCTTGTCCACTTGCAATTTATTCCTCTTCGAGCCCTGGGCTTGGGCATGCACCTGTTACCAGCTGAAGAGAGCAAAACAGACAATTCAAGAGAAACGCAATGGTAACGGTCTACAATTTTTAACAACGACGTATTTTTGAGGCTTAGGAAAAGGGACGGAATTGAAGATTTCCAGAGTTCGCTGAAATTGTATTGAAAcccagtaaacaaaataaatgcatacatttaagTAAGTACTCACTATTCTTGTACACGCTCTATTGGGGATAAGAATTGATAGTGTATCAGACCTGGCTCATCGCGTGTGCTCAGCATTTGGTGGATACGTGAATCAACGTGCGGATTCAGCGTTCCGGGTAGGGGTTGGCGCCTCTGTAGGAGCGgttctccatcttttctccctgCAGCTCATCTGATGGGCGTTGAACCCATACTCCTCACAGGACAGCTGTGTCTCACTTTCTGTGAACACACGTGCCATTTTCCACACATACTGAAGCTTAAGCACAGGACAGAATATCTGAGTCTTGCCGCCTGTCACAGGGGCCTGGACCTTCCCCAGGCTATGAGGTCAGCAGTCCTTGTCCTGCCTCAGCCCTGACTTCTTTACTGTCCCTTCACGCTCTCTTCCCAGCTCCGTCTCCTCCCTCTTCACATCCCGCTCCTGTGCCCAAAGAGGACTCACCGAGCTTTGCGGTGGGGGACCATGTGCTggttccctctgtttctctcctcgTCTCCCTCATCGCTCTCATCTCTGCTTCCTGTCCCCCAGCTGAATATTCCCAAGACTCCTGCCCTGCCTGTGCCTGTTCTTGGCATTGGAAAAGGAGTCCCGCAGGCTGCTCAGCAATGGTGTTTAAAAACTGGGATGGGGGTCCATACTTCCACCCGCAGCTCAACTATAGCCGGGACTGTTCCGGTTGCTTATACAGAGTGGCCCTTCTTCCACCGGTACCCTCTCCACCTCTCCACGTGTATCTTAAGCCTCAGCTCTCAAGTGTAAGGTCTTACAATCTCCTTCAGTTCTGGAATCTACAGGTTCCTATGTGTAAACAAGACTTGGAGGGTAACATGGTTCAAGGCAATTCAAGAGGCCTTCTGGTACAAGACATTGTCTGGGACCCAAAGATCAAAGACCCGTTGATTTTCAGCTGGAGAACTTAGAGATCATTGCAACCAATGCTCTCACTGAAAGATTAAGActctgaggcccagagtggggaagggacatgcctaaggccacacagagGTGCCACAAACACCCAGAGTTGGGGATAATGGGTCAGTTTCTCTTCCAAGGCTGCTGGGCAATCAGAAAAACCAGGATGATGTTactttatatttgtgttttacttGATACTTTTCTAACCACTTTCACATgagttatgtttttaaagagagaacaGGATGTTTATGGAGAAAACTGCTGGGGACCCAGGTTCACAATCATTATGAAGTCCAGGTTTCATTCTGTCACTGGGACATAAATGTGTGGCCCCTCCTGGGGAGTGTGTTATACTCAGGGGTTGTCCACAGAAGTCTAATTCCTTGGATAGCACTCTGTAAGTTCCGCACGTGCCTGTGTGTTCACTCAAACTCCACCCGAACTCAGTCCTAGCCTTCTGGCATTTGGGCTCATGCCCTGAGGACGTTATCTACACACTTTACGCAGTTGTATAAACGGGTGCCTACTGCTGTACCGCTTGGTCCTTGAAAGTGAAGTAATGCTATATAATGGCCCTGATATGCCGGTCACCATCCTGGGCACTCTACACCTATTGGCCCATTTTGTTTCATTACGACCTTAGGAAGTAGGTACAGgtattttcctcatctttacagctggagagacagaggcagaggtcacacagtgagtgagtggcagagctgaccTGACTGATTCTGGGGCGTTTGACTCCAGATCCCCACGTTGCGAGCCCTTCATAGGTGTCGCTCTGAGCCTCCTATTCCTTTGTGCAGAATTAACCCGTTTTGGCAAGTAGCCCAGGATTTATAGAATCTTACAATACTTGGCTATTCCCCAGATTGACTTAAAAACGTTTATCCCAATCTGTTGTGGAAGAAGACTGCACAGTGATTTATTTCCCACTGTTAGATACTTCACAAATGCATGAagatacatacaataaaaatCCAGTCCTGCTCAAGGGGAGGTTTATAGAAAGCATATGACTGCCTGAACATAAACTCAACTCGCAACAAAGAGAAACATTCTGAGAAGTCACACCCCTTTGCCAGAGGCTCCGTGTGAGCCCCTCAGAAGCCCTGGAACATCACGTGCCGTGGATATGCTCACACGCCATCAAGCCCACAGGCTCTTTGTCGAGAAAAAGCACCCTTGGGTAtcttccccgccccctgccatcAAGGCCAATCCACTGACTTGCTCCTTCTCACACACTTGGGTCTCTGGATTTCCCTTCTTACTTTGTGGTCACCTTTGCTTTTACTTCAGCCCTTGTTTggccccatatttttttttttttttggcctatcTGGAGGGATTTCCATGCTCTCTTGAGGGAAGACTTTGGGGGCTTTTCACTAATTTGATCCACACATATATTTTCCTGGGACCAAATGCTCCTCATACCGTATTTCTAGGACTCACATTAGATACCACCACCACATTTGTTGACAAACTACTCTGTGTCAGATGTCATGCTGGTCCCTGCAGGGAACGTAAATGCATTAGGAGCCCACTTTTCGGTTCATctagggaaagagaggaagggctTTGAGCCCTTGGAGAATATTAGGGCAGTTTTCATGAAGGTAGAGCCACCTGAGGAGGACCTTGAAAGATGAGCAGGACCTTGACAGGGAAACATGGGTAAAAGGATGTTCAAAGATTCTAGGCAGAGAAACTTCTAGAATATGGCAGGAGAACAGGCTGTCTTCTGGTGAGCCTGGGGttcagggtgggagaggggaggactgTAGATTGTGGCCAAGGTAGAGAGGGCCTCCATAGGGTGTGTatttatttggggtctttatttatttttattaaaaaattttttttttaaaatttacatccagattagttagcatatagtgcaacaatgattttaggagtagattccttagtgccctttacccatttagcccatacccccctcccacaaccccttcagtaaccctctgtttgttctccatatttaagagtctcttatgttttgtccccctccctgtttttatatcatttttgcttcccttcccttatgttcatctgttgtgtcttaaagtcctcataggagtgaagtcatatgatatttgtctttctctgactaatttctcttagcataataccttctagttccatctgcatagttgcaaatggcaaaatttcattctttttgattgccgaggaatactccattgtatatatacaccacatcttctttatccattcatccatcaatggacatttgggctctttccatactttggctattgttgatagtgctgctataaacattggggtgcatgtgtcccttcaaaacagcacatctgtatcccttgggtaaatgcctagtagtgcaattgctgggtagtagggtagttctatttttaattttttgaggaaactccaaactgttttccagggtggctgcaccagcttgcattcccaccaacaatgcaaaagagatcctctttctccgcatccttgccaacatctgttgtttcctgagttgttaattttaaccattctgacaggggtgaggtggtatctcattgtggttttgatttgtatttccctgatgatgagtgatgtggagcattttttcatgtgtcggttggccatctggatgtcttctttggagaagtgtctattcatgtctttttcccattacttcactggattatttgttttttgggtgttgagtttgataaggtctttatagattttggatactaaccctttatctgatatgtcgtttgcaaatagcttctcccattctgttggttgccttttagttttgctgattgtttccttcactgtgcagggaccttttgatgaggtcccagtagttcatttttgcttttgtttcctttgcctctggagacacgtTGAGTAAgtagttgctgcggccaagatcaaggaggttttgcctgctttctcctcgaggattttgatggcttcctgtcttacatttaggtctttcatccactttgagtttatttttgtgtatgatgtaagaaagtggtcaaggttagtttttctgcatgtcgctgtccagttttcccagcaacacctgctgaagagattgtctttattcctttggatattctttcctactttgtgaaagattagttggccatacatctgtgggtccatttctgggttctctattctgtttcattgatctgagtgtctgttttgtgacagtaccatactgtcttgatgattactgctttgtagcgtagcttgaagtctgggattgtgatgcctcctgctttggttttctttttcaagatcgctttggctattcgaggtcttttctggttccatacaaattttaggattatttgttctagctctgtgaagaatgctggtgttgttttgatagggattacactgaatatgtagattgctttgggtagtattgacattttaacaatatttgttcttcctatccaggagcatagaatctttttccattttttgtgtgtcttcttcaatttctttcattagctttctatagttttcagtgtatatatttttcacctctttggttagattgattcctaggtattttatggtttttggtgcaattgtaaatgggattgattccttgatttctctttctgttgcttcattgttggtgtataggaatgcaactgatttctatgtattgattttatatcctgcgactttgctgaattaatgaatctgttctagcagttttttggtggaatattttaggtttttatatagagtatcatgtcatctgtgaagagtgaacgtttgacctcctcctagctgatttggatgccttttatttctttgtgttgtctgattgcagaggctaagacttccaatattatatTGAAtgacagtagtgagagtggacttccctgtcttgttcctgaccttagggggaaagctctgtttttctccattgaggatgatattagcattgggtctttcatatatggcttttatgatctt includes:
- the KIAA0040 gene encoding uncharacterized protein KIAA0040 homolog isoform X3, which gives rise to MEKISSFFSIIWDTILTKHQQGLFNTICLGILLGLPLLVVMTFIFICCHCCWSRPGKSGPQPERNKGKKKKKKRKAEEDLWISAQPKLLQMEKRPSLPV